The following proteins are encoded in a genomic region of Sorangiineae bacterium MSr12523:
- a CDS encoding ferritin-like domain-containing protein, whose protein sequence is MMDAIARLYLGRLLRSPRGRAFMLHFMVQAEEGDELGVFDALLARVDDPELNKLVRVHRDDETRHAAMLRECLQRNGLEPEPVPPELHVVARIGHHAGGVGESFVDGRATVMQMYLLLQVIEERGVRQFPKIAKAMRPFDPESAAVIDRITRDEERHVKYAKAISRRYAPDGDTLERELTRLRTAERRAFEENGRALLAFAVERGLDASHGLERLAWRVLATSAPCEPRALRQPSSQH, encoded by the coding sequence ATGATGGACGCCATTGCGCGCCTGTACCTCGGGCGCCTTTTGCGCTCGCCGCGAGGTAGGGCCTTCATGCTTCATTTCATGGTCCAAGCCGAGGAAGGCGACGAGCTGGGGGTCTTCGACGCGCTTCTCGCGCGGGTGGACGATCCCGAGTTGAACAAGCTGGTCCGCGTGCACCGCGACGACGAGACGCGCCACGCCGCCATGCTGCGCGAGTGCCTGCAGAGAAATGGGCTCGAGCCCGAGCCGGTCCCGCCCGAGCTCCACGTGGTGGCACGCATCGGGCACCATGCCGGCGGCGTCGGCGAATCCTTCGTCGACGGCCGCGCGACCGTGATGCAAATGTACCTGTTGCTGCAGGTCATCGAGGAACGCGGCGTGCGGCAATTCCCCAAAATCGCCAAGGCGATGCGCCCCTTCGATCCCGAGAGCGCCGCCGTGATCGACCGCATCACCCGCGACGAAGAGCGTCACGTGAAATACGCCAAGGCGATCAGCCGCCGCTACGCCCCGGATGGGGACACACTGGAGCGCGAATTGACGCGCTTGCGCACGGCAGAGCGACGCGCGTTCGAGGAAAATGGCCGCGCCCTGTTGGCCTTCGCCGTCGAGCGCGGCCTCGACGCTTCCCACGGTCTCGAGCGCCTCGCATGGCGAGTACTCGCGACGAGCGCGCCATGCGAGCCTAGAGCGCTCCGTCAGCCTTCGTCACAGCATTGA
- a CDS encoding substrate-binding domain-containing protein — protein MKRCIRVAMALTMVLAAAGAAGCTKERTGGDTAPAASASASISSGGETKPTGRAKVGLVTKTDSNPFFVTLREAARAEAAKLGADFVALAGKFDGDNDGQVTAIENLVQQGVTTILITPNSSTGVLGAIKKARDKQVLVIALDTETDPPSAVDATFATDNTAAGRHQGAYVKAAVGAKQPEVIMLDGTPGSSVDTQRHTGFLQGIGMADGDAHIRGRQSVNGDQNKAQQSMENLLQRSPKINAVYTLNEPTARGANVALKAKGLAASVVVGSIDGGCQGVQDVKDGKYAVTVMQFPKKMAELGVDAAVEFAKSGKKPSGFQDTGSMVITDKPMQGVESKDTAWGLENCWK, from the coding sequence ATGAAACGGTGTATTCGGGTCGCCATGGCGCTGACGATGGTCCTTGCTGCTGCAGGAGCAGCAGGATGTACCAAGGAACGCACCGGAGGGGACACGGCGCCGGCCGCCAGCGCCTCCGCGTCGATTTCCTCGGGCGGAGAGACCAAGCCGACCGGACGCGCCAAAGTCGGTTTGGTGACCAAGACCGATAGCAACCCGTTCTTCGTCACCTTGCGCGAGGCGGCGAGGGCGGAAGCTGCCAAGCTGGGGGCCGACTTCGTCGCGCTGGCCGGCAAGTTCGACGGCGACAACGATGGGCAGGTTACCGCCATCGAGAACCTGGTTCAGCAGGGTGTGACCACGATCCTCATCACGCCGAACAGCTCCACGGGCGTGCTTGGGGCCATCAAAAAAGCGCGGGACAAACAGGTACTTGTCATTGCCCTGGATACGGAAACCGACCCGCCGAGCGCGGTGGATGCCACGTTCGCCACGGACAACACCGCGGCGGGGCGCCACCAGGGTGCGTACGTGAAGGCAGCCGTGGGGGCGAAGCAGCCCGAGGTCATCATGCTCGATGGCACGCCGGGATCGTCCGTCGACACGCAGCGGCATACCGGCTTCCTCCAAGGGATCGGCATGGCCGATGGCGATGCGCACATTCGCGGACGTCAGTCGGTGAACGGCGACCAGAACAAGGCGCAACAAAGCATGGAGAATTTGCTCCAGCGCTCTCCAAAGATCAACGCGGTCTACACGCTCAACGAGCCGACCGCGCGTGGCGCCAATGTGGCACTCAAGGCGAAAGGGCTCGCCGCCTCCGTGGTCGTCGGCTCCATCGACGGCGGATGTCAGGGCGTGCAGGACGTAAAGGACGGGAAATACGCGGTCACGGTGATGCAGTTCCCCAAGAAGATGGCGGAGCTCGGCGTCGACGCGGCCGTGGAGTTCGCGAAGAGCGGCAAGAAGCCGAGTGGCTTCCAGGACACCGGGTCGATGGTCATCACCGACAAGCCGATGCAGGGCGTCGAGAGCAAGGACACCGCGTGGGGACTGGAAAACTGCTGGAAGTGA
- a CDS encoding ABC transporter permease → MGTGKLLEVRLERDRGGVLEFVLRTPGVGPALALVVAIVVFSLTTSTFLAMDNLSLVAEQSLVVATMALGQTLVILTAGIDLANAATTVLATLLMSKLALSEGAGFGALIAGFALAAAIGGIAGTLVTRVKLPPFIVTLGLLTIVTAVGRIYSRGQSVRVTDPVLGFLGTRQFLFGRIEITYGMPLALGMFVLIWYALTRTAWGRHVYAIGNEPEAARLSGIHVPRTVLSVYLLAGLVYGVAAWQALGRVPNADPNAYQTGNLDSITAVVLGGTSLFGGRGSVFGTLVGALIVAVLRSGLTQAGIDDLYQDVATGVLVIAAVAVDRFSRTTRQR, encoded by the coding sequence GTGGGGACTGGAAAACTGCTGGAAGTGAGGCTCGAACGCGATCGCGGGGGCGTGCTCGAGTTTGTCCTGCGCACGCCGGGGGTGGGCCCGGCGCTGGCGCTCGTGGTGGCCATCGTCGTTTTCTCGCTGACCACGAGCACGTTCCTCGCGATGGACAACCTGTCGCTGGTGGCGGAGCAATCGCTCGTCGTCGCCACGATGGCGTTGGGCCAGACGCTGGTCATCCTCACCGCGGGAATCGATCTGGCCAATGCGGCGACGACGGTGCTGGCGACCTTGCTCATGTCGAAGCTCGCGCTCTCGGAGGGCGCGGGTTTCGGTGCGTTGATCGCGGGCTTCGCCTTGGCGGCGGCCATCGGCGGCATCGCGGGGACGTTGGTGACGCGGGTGAAGCTTCCGCCGTTCATCGTCACCTTGGGGCTTTTGACCATCGTGACGGCGGTGGGGCGCATCTATTCGCGCGGGCAGAGCGTGCGGGTAACCGATCCGGTGCTCGGCTTTCTGGGGACGCGGCAGTTTCTCTTCGGGCGCATCGAGATCACGTACGGCATGCCGCTGGCGCTGGGCATGTTCGTGCTCATCTGGTACGCGCTGACGCGCACGGCGTGGGGCCGCCACGTGTACGCGATCGGCAACGAGCCCGAGGCGGCGCGTCTGTCGGGTATCCACGTGCCGCGCACGGTGCTCAGTGTGTATTTGCTCGCGGGGCTCGTGTACGGCGTGGCCGCGTGGCAGGCGCTCGGGCGCGTGCCCAACGCCGATCCCAATGCCTACCAAACGGGGAATCTCGATTCGATCACCGCGGTGGTGCTCGGCGGGACGAGTTTGTTCGGTGGGCGCGGGAGCGTGTTCGGCACGTTGGTGGGCGCGCTCATCGTGGCGGTGCTTCGCTCGGGCCTCACGCAAGCGGGGATCGACGATTTGTACCAAGACGTCGCCACCGGCGTGTTGGTCATCGCCGCCGTCGCCGTCGATCGATTCTCCCGCACCACGAGGCAGCGATGA
- a CDS encoding ATP-binding cassette domain-containing protein: protein MAANETALSARGLLKRYGNVTAIDGADFDLLPGEVLAVVGDNGAGKSSLIKALSGALVPDAGEIRVGTERVHFRGPLDARKHGIETVYQDLALTPAQDIASNLFLGRERRLPGWRGALLRMLDVKGMRAEAEKVLRELGIGIRSMTQLVETLSGGQRQGIAVARAAAFGTRVVIMDEPTAALGVTESAKVLELIGRLRERGLPVVLISHNMPHVFEIADRVHVHRLGKRIALVSPRTHTMNEVVGLLTGALRPEDVGRVQPSS, encoded by the coding sequence ATGGCGGCAAACGAAACCGCGCTCTCGGCGCGAGGTTTGTTGAAGCGCTATGGCAACGTGACGGCCATCGACGGGGCGGATTTCGATCTGCTGCCCGGCGAGGTGCTGGCGGTGGTCGGCGACAACGGGGCAGGGAAGTCCAGTCTGATCAAGGCGCTGTCGGGCGCTCTGGTGCCAGATGCGGGCGAGATCCGCGTGGGGACGGAGCGCGTGCACTTCCGCGGTCCGCTGGATGCGCGCAAACACGGCATCGAAACCGTGTACCAGGACCTGGCGCTGACGCCCGCGCAGGACATCGCGTCGAACTTGTTCCTGGGGCGTGAGCGGCGGCTGCCGGGATGGCGGGGGGCGCTGCTGCGCATGCTCGACGTGAAAGGGATGCGCGCCGAGGCGGAGAAGGTGCTGCGCGAGCTGGGCATCGGCATTCGCTCGATGACGCAGCTGGTGGAGACGCTGTCCGGTGGCCAGCGGCAAGGCATCGCCGTGGCGCGGGCGGCGGCCTTCGGCACGCGCGTGGTCATCATGGATGAACCCACGGCAGCCCTGGGCGTGACGGAATCGGCCAAGGTGCTCGAGCTCATCGGGCGTCTGCGCGAGCGCGGGCTTCCGGTGGTGCTCATCAGCCACAACATGCCGCACGTTTTCGAGATTGCCGATCGCGTGCATGTGCATCGATTGGGCAAGCGCATCGCCCTGGTCTCACCGCGCACGCATACGATGAACGAAGTGGTGGGGCTGCTCACGGGCGCGCTGCGCCCCGAGGACGTCGGCCGGGTTCAGCCTTCCAGTTGA
- a CDS encoding TetR/AcrR family transcriptional regulator yields the protein MILDAAERRLREAGPASIRLQEVSADVGISHPAVLHHFGNREGLIQAVVERAVERLQSDLLATLAETKDVPNGMALFDRVFDVLYERGHARLIAWLVLSGYDPFDSEASRAGWEKIAEITHALRTRGRKRGDAPSYRDTRFTVILSALTLFGQAIIGEPTLRVAGFGDRTRTGREFRKWLATLLAHHLEG from the coding sequence ATGATCCTCGATGCCGCAGAGCGGCGCCTGCGTGAGGCGGGTCCGGCCAGCATTCGCCTCCAAGAGGTCTCGGCCGACGTGGGCATCTCCCATCCCGCCGTGCTGCACCACTTCGGCAATCGCGAAGGCCTCATCCAGGCCGTCGTCGAGCGCGCCGTCGAGCGGCTGCAGAGCGATCTTCTCGCGACGCTCGCCGAGACGAAGGACGTGCCAAATGGCATGGCCCTCTTCGACCGCGTCTTCGACGTCCTTTACGAGCGAGGCCACGCGCGCCTCATCGCATGGCTCGTTCTCTCCGGCTACGATCCGTTCGACTCCGAGGCGTCCCGCGCGGGCTGGGAAAAGATCGCCGAGATCACGCACGCTCTCCGCACACGCGGGCGCAAGCGCGGTGATGCCCCCAGCTACCGCGACACCCGGTTCACCGTGATCCTTTCGGCCCTCACGCTGTTCGGGCAAGCCATCATTGGTGAGCCCACCCTGCGCGTGGCCGGCTTCGGCGACCGCACGCGCACGGGGCGCGAGTTTCGCAAGTGGCTCGCCACCCTGCTCGCGCACCACCTCGAGGGGTAA
- a CDS encoding alpha/beta hydrolase, giving the protein MPRNVGMVDIKLVRSGNLEIAVRAAGNQDDPAIVLLHGWPQSSRAFLRVMQHLADEFYVLAPDLPGVGGSRIPAASGSKSLLAGHVRDVIQASGARPVVLVGHDVGGMIAFAYLRHFASELRGAAIVDTVIPGLEPAWSKVLSNPRIWHFAFHAIPNLPEVLVLGHQRAYFDFFFDAISRDRKAIPDEARDAYARDYERPDALRAGFDWYRAMSADAEENKKRIAVTTPVLNVRGDAEPGPMSDYLQGLSASGLAQVRGEFVEGSGHFSADEAPDALARILRRFARECIGAV; this is encoded by the coding sequence ATGCCTCGCAACGTCGGCATGGTCGACATCAAGCTCGTGCGTTCTGGCAACCTCGAGATCGCCGTGCGGGCGGCAGGCAACCAGGACGATCCGGCCATCGTTCTGCTCCACGGGTGGCCGCAAAGTAGCCGCGCCTTTCTGCGGGTGATGCAGCACCTCGCGGACGAATTCTACGTGCTTGCGCCGGATCTGCCGGGAGTGGGCGGGTCGCGGATACCCGCGGCATCCGGCAGCAAGAGTCTGCTGGCTGGGCACGTGCGCGATGTCATTCAGGCGAGCGGTGCGCGTCCCGTCGTTCTCGTGGGGCATGACGTCGGAGGCATGATTGCGTTTGCATACCTGCGCCATTTCGCCTCCGAGCTGCGCGGCGCCGCGATCGTCGACACGGTCATTCCTGGCCTCGAGCCGGCGTGGTCGAAGGTTCTCTCGAATCCTCGGATTTGGCACTTCGCATTCCACGCGATCCCGAACCTCCCCGAGGTGCTCGTGTTGGGCCATCAACGAGCGTACTTCGATTTCTTCTTCGATGCGATTTCGCGCGATCGAAAGGCCATCCCCGACGAAGCTCGCGACGCGTATGCGCGAGACTACGAGCGCCCCGATGCATTGCGGGCAGGCTTCGATTGGTACCGTGCCATGTCCGCCGATGCCGAGGAAAACAAGAAACGAATCGCGGTGACGACGCCCGTGCTCAACGTCCGCGGGGACGCCGAGCCGGGGCCGATGAGCGACTACCTTCAGGGGCTTTCGGCCAGTGGGCTCGCCCAGGTGCGGGGCGAGTTCGTCGAGGGTTCGGGCCATTTTTCGGCCGATGAAGCACCCGACGCGCTCGCCCGGATCCTGCGGAGATTCGCCCGCGAATGCATCGGGGCCGTTTGA
- a CDS encoding LacI family transcriptional regulator: MKDIAALAGVSITTVSHVVNDTRVVSESTRSRVLEAVARTGYTGDAIARSLVTGTGTRSLGVAISLVANPYFAELIKAIEGAASAAGHTLLLVDTHDEAHTEADAVRMLKARRVDGLLLLPSRASTVLPELPRLGLPVVLVDRIPDDSPFDCIGPENVESMATLVQHLAERGHRRIGLVRGASGFSTSTERVNGYRLGLERAGLPWDPKLVASGKSVSKLGATALHRLLDLPKPPTAVVAANNAMLVGVLHAVRERKLRIGKDLAVVGYDDVEWADLVEPPITTMAQPIREIGRTAVRMLLERIEDPTTPPQIVRLPPVFMHRQSCGCS; encoded by the coding sequence ATGAAGGACATCGCCGCGCTGGCCGGCGTCTCCATCACGACCGTGTCGCACGTGGTCAACGACACGCGCGTCGTCTCCGAGTCGACGCGTTCCCGCGTGCTGGAAGCGGTGGCCCGCACGGGCTACACCGGCGACGCCATCGCACGCTCGCTGGTCACGGGCACGGGCACGCGCTCACTCGGCGTGGCCATCTCGCTGGTGGCCAATCCATATTTCGCAGAGTTAATAAAAGCCATCGAGGGCGCGGCGTCGGCGGCAGGACACACCCTGCTCCTGGTCGACACGCACGACGAGGCCCACACCGAGGCCGACGCGGTGCGGATGCTCAAGGCGCGCCGCGTCGATGGGTTGCTCTTGCTTCCCTCGCGCGCGAGCACGGTGCTTCCGGAGCTGCCGCGCCTCGGGCTTCCCGTGGTGCTGGTCGACCGCATCCCGGACGACTCGCCCTTCGACTGCATCGGTCCCGAGAACGTGGAATCGATGGCCACGTTGGTGCAACACCTGGCCGAGCGCGGGCATCGCCGCATCGGTCTGGTGCGCGGAGCGTCGGGCTTCAGCACATCGACGGAGCGCGTGAATGGCTACCGCCTCGGGCTCGAGCGCGCGGGCCTTCCGTGGGATCCCAAGTTGGTGGCCTCGGGCAAATCCGTGTCGAAGCTGGGCGCGACGGCGCTCCATCGTCTTTTGGATTTGCCGAAGCCTCCGACCGCGGTGGTCGCCGCGAACAACGCGATGCTCGTGGGCGTGCTGCACGCGGTGCGCGAGCGCAAGCTGCGCATCGGCAAGGACCTCGCGGTCGTCGGCTACGACGATGTCGAATGGGCGGATCTCGTGGAGCCGCCCATCACCACGATGGCGCAACCCATCCGCGAAATCGGCCGCACCGCCGTGCGCATGCTCCTCGAGCGCATCGAGGACCCGACGACCCCGCCGCAGATCGTGCGGTTGCCGCCGGTGTTCATGCACCGGCAATCGTGCGGCTGCTCTTAG
- the yihA gene encoding ribosome biogenesis GTP-binding protein YihA/YsxC encodes MTEPRIVSAAFVASSSDPGKLPAPALAEVAFAGRSNVGKSSLLNTMMQRKNLARTSRTPGCTRQINLFEVAWTDGLHVHLVDLPGYGYAKRSRTEKSSWGPMLEGYLSTRGVLRAVTILVDVRRGPEEDDLELVDFLHALETPPRILLAATKIDKLSRAQQKPALEKVKRQFKGPIIGFSSVTGDGRDALWQRLRHAIAIEPANEHE; translated from the coding sequence ATGACCGAGCCACGCATCGTCTCCGCCGCCTTCGTGGCCTCGTCGAGCGACCCCGGGAAGCTGCCCGCGCCTGCACTCGCCGAGGTGGCCTTCGCCGGCCGTTCCAACGTTGGAAAATCGAGCCTGCTCAACACGATGATGCAGCGCAAGAACCTGGCGCGCACCAGCCGCACACCCGGCTGCACGCGGCAGATCAATTTGTTCGAGGTGGCCTGGACCGACGGTCTTCACGTGCACCTGGTCGATCTGCCGGGCTACGGGTACGCAAAGCGATCGCGCACCGAGAAGTCGAGCTGGGGGCCCATGCTCGAGGGCTATCTCTCGACGCGCGGCGTGCTGCGCGCGGTGACGATCCTGGTCGACGTTCGCCGTGGCCCCGAGGAGGACGACCTGGAGCTGGTGGACTTTCTGCACGCGCTGGAGACGCCTCCGCGCATCCTGCTCGCCGCCACGAAGATCGACAAATTGTCACGGGCGCAACAGAAGCCCGCCTTAGAGAAAGTGAAGCGCCAATTCAAGGGGCCCATCATCGGTTTCAGCTCGGTCACGGGCGATGGCCGCGACGCCCTCTGGCAACGTCTTCGTCACGCCATTGCCATCGAGCCAGCGAACGAACACGAGTGA
- a CDS encoding multidrug efflux RND transporter permease subunit, which translates to MNISAPFIQRPIATSLLAAAVLIAGITAYLFLPVAPLPRVDMPSINVSASLPGASPETMASAVATPLERRFGRIAGLNEITSTSSLGTTSIQLQFDLDRDVESAARDVQAAINAAAGELPSNLPFRPNYRKINPADQPILIISLKSDTIPLSQIFDTANSILAQKISQVQGVGQVFVGGGQQPAVRVQVDPAALAGMGLNLEDVRTVISQATIDQPKGGLSGADQAHSLSANDQLFGAKQFQELVVTYRDNATVRLKDVARVVDDVENNRVAAWANNERAVLMIVRRQPGANIIDVIGRVRAILPHLADSISPAVNISVTLDRSQTIRASVRDVEQTLVLSVGLVVLVVFAFLRNLRATAIPTVAVPLSIVATFGVMYLLGYSLDNLSLMALTISTGFVVDDAIVVTENVTRFIELGDSPMNAALKGAKQIGFTIVSITVSLIAVFIPILLMGGIIGRLFREFAVTLSIAIAVSALVSLTLTPMMCSRLLRHKHEENQGAFYRVSERFFERMLSIYARGLKWVLGHHRLTLAVTLVTLVVTVALYILVPKGLFPQQDTGSLAGFSESSQDTSFPTMRDKQAQINAILKADPDVAQALSFIGGGGTVNTGSAFVELKPLGVRKSTADEVIARLRPKLSQVPGVNLYLQSVQDIRMGGRTTRTQYQYSLQDANLRELREWGPKMVERLKKLPELRDVASDQQTSGIELGLDIDRDTASRLGISPQNIDDTLYDAYGQRQVATVYTQLNQNRVILEIKPELQKNLDGLQSIYVRAPDGSQVPLSSLTKPASRPTALSIPHQGQFPATTLSFNLAPGVALGQAVDAIHRAELEIGLPPSVHADFQGTAQAFKSSLSSQPILILAALFTVYIVLGVLYESLIHPVTILSTLPSAGVGALLALLAFKTELSIIALIGIILLIGIVKKNAIMMIDFAIEAERDENLSPHDAIYKACVLRFRPIMMTTLAALLGGLPLALGHGMGSELRRPLGIAIVGGLLISQMLTLFTTPVIYLYMDRFSRRKAHPIKTESAEPGSTSIPFATGQP; encoded by the coding sequence ATGAACATTTCGGCCCCGTTCATCCAGCGCCCGATTGCAACGTCGCTGCTGGCGGCGGCGGTGTTGATTGCGGGGATCACCGCGTACCTGTTTCTGCCGGTGGCGCCGCTCCCACGCGTCGACATGCCCAGCATCAACGTGTCGGCGTCGCTGCCCGGCGCAAGCCCGGAGACGATGGCCTCGGCCGTGGCCACGCCGCTCGAACGGCGCTTCGGGCGCATTGCGGGCCTGAACGAGATCACCTCGACCAGCTCGCTCGGTACGACGTCGATACAGTTGCAATTCGATCTCGATCGCGACGTCGAATCGGCCGCGCGCGACGTGCAAGCGGCCATCAACGCGGCCGCGGGCGAGCTGCCGAGCAACCTGCCCTTCCGCCCGAATTACCGGAAGATCAATCCGGCGGACCAACCGATTCTGATCATCTCGCTCAAGAGCGACACGATTCCGCTGTCCCAAATCTTCGACACGGCGAACAGCATCCTCGCGCAGAAGATTTCCCAAGTGCAGGGCGTGGGGCAGGTTTTCGTCGGCGGAGGACAGCAACCCGCCGTGCGCGTGCAGGTCGATCCCGCGGCGCTGGCCGGTATGGGCCTCAATCTGGAGGACGTACGCACGGTCATTTCGCAAGCCACCATCGACCAGCCCAAGGGCGGACTCAGTGGCGCGGACCAGGCGCACTCGCTGTCGGCGAACGATCAGCTTTTCGGTGCGAAGCAGTTTCAGGAGCTGGTGGTCACCTACCGCGACAACGCGACGGTCCGCCTCAAGGACGTGGCGCGGGTGGTCGACGATGTCGAAAACAACCGGGTTGCGGCCTGGGCCAACAACGAACGCGCGGTGTTGATGATCGTCCGCCGGCAACCGGGCGCGAACATCATCGACGTCATCGGGCGCGTGCGGGCCATTCTGCCGCATTTGGCGGATTCGATTTCGCCGGCGGTGAACATCTCGGTGACGCTCGATCGAAGCCAGACCATCCGCGCCTCCGTGCGCGACGTCGAGCAAACCCTGGTGCTCAGCGTCGGGCTGGTGGTGCTGGTCGTCTTTGCCTTTTTGCGCAATCTCCGTGCGACTGCCATTCCTACGGTGGCCGTGCCGCTGTCCATCGTGGCCACCTTCGGCGTGATGTACCTGCTCGGCTACAGCCTGGACAACCTGTCGCTGATGGCGCTGACCATTTCGACAGGGTTCGTCGTCGACGATGCCATCGTGGTGACCGAAAACGTCACGCGTTTCATCGAGCTGGGCGATTCGCCGATGAACGCGGCGTTGAAAGGCGCCAAGCAAATCGGCTTCACCATCGTTTCGATCACGGTGTCGCTCATCGCGGTGTTCATTCCGATTTTGCTCATGGGCGGCATCATCGGGCGCCTTTTCCGCGAGTTCGCGGTCACCTTGAGCATCGCCATTGCCGTGTCGGCCTTGGTGTCGCTCACCTTGACGCCGATGATGTGCTCGCGCCTTCTGCGGCACAAACACGAGGAGAACCAGGGCGCGTTTTACCGCGTCTCGGAGCGCTTCTTCGAGCGCATGCTCTCCATTTACGCGCGCGGGCTCAAGTGGGTGCTCGGCCATCACCGGCTTACCTTGGCCGTCACCTTGGTGACGTTGGTGGTCACGGTTGCACTCTACATCCTCGTGCCGAAGGGGCTGTTCCCGCAGCAGGACACCGGCTCGCTGGCCGGCTTCTCGGAGTCTTCGCAGGACACGTCATTTCCGACGATGCGCGACAAGCAGGCGCAGATCAATGCGATCCTCAAGGCCGATCCGGACGTGGCGCAGGCGCTCTCCTTCATCGGCGGCGGCGGTACGGTGAACACGGGCAGCGCCTTCGTGGAGTTGAAACCGCTCGGCGTTCGCAAGTCGACGGCGGACGAAGTCATCGCGCGCCTTCGTCCCAAGCTGTCGCAGGTGCCAGGGGTCAACCTCTACCTGCAGTCGGTGCAGGACATTCGCATGGGCGGAAGAACCACGCGCACGCAGTATCAATACTCGCTGCAGGACGCGAACCTGCGCGAGCTGCGCGAATGGGGTCCGAAGATGGTGGAGCGCCTGAAGAAGCTGCCCGAGCTGCGCGATGTGGCGTCGGATCAGCAGACCTCGGGCATCGAGCTGGGGCTCGACATCGATCGCGATACGGCGTCGCGTCTGGGCATCTCGCCGCAGAACATCGACGACACGCTGTACGACGCCTACGGGCAGCGGCAGGTCGCGACGGTGTACACGCAGTTGAATCAAAACCGCGTCATTTTGGAGATCAAACCCGAGCTGCAGAAGAACCTCGACGGTCTTCAATCGATTTACGTGCGCGCGCCCGACGGGAGCCAGGTGCCTCTGAGCAGCCTGACCAAGCCCGCATCGCGCCCGACGGCGCTGTCGATTCCGCACCAGGGTCAATTCCCCGCAACGACCCTGTCGTTCAATCTGGCGCCAGGCGTGGCCTTGGGCCAAGCCGTGGATGCCATCCATCGCGCCGAACTCGAAATCGGCCTCCCGCCCAGCGTGCACGCGGATTTTCAAGGCACGGCGCAAGCCTTCAAGTCGTCGCTGTCGAGCCAGCCGATTCTCATTCTGGCCGCGTTGTTCACCGTCTACATCGTGTTGGGGGTGCTCTACGAGAGCCTGATTCACCCCGTGACGATTCTGTCGACGTTGCCATCGGCGGGTGTCGGAGCGCTGCTGGCGTTGTTGGCCTTCAAGACGGAGCTGAGCATCATTGCGCTGATTGGCATCATCTTGCTCATCGGCATCGTGAAGAAGAACGCGATCATGATGATCGACTTCGCCATCGAAGCCGAACGCGACGAGAACCTATCGCCGCACGATGCGATCTACAAAGCCTGCGTCCTGCGCTTCCGCCCCATCATGATGACGACATTGGCCGCGCTGCTCGGCGGTCTGCCTCTGGCCTTGGGCCACGGCATGGGCTCGGAATTGCGGCGGCCCTTGGGCATTGCCATCGTGGGCGGTTTGCTCATATCGCAAATGCTCACGCTGTTCACGACACCGGTCATCTACCTGTACATGGACCGATTCTCGCGGCGAAAGGCGCACCCGATCAAAACGGAGAGCGCGGAGCCGGGGTCGACGTCGATCCCCTTCGCCACCGGCCAGCCGTAG